The Burkholderia sp. NRF60-BP8 genomic sequence CCGTGCGGCACCAAGGTGCTCGCCAGCGCGTCGACGCTCGAAGCAGAAGTGCGCGCAGAACTGGCCGACAAGTCGGGCAAGGGCGGCAACGTCAATGCTGCGACGCTGATCGGCAAGCGTATTGCCGAAAAGGCAAAGGCTGCCGGCATCGAATCCGTCGCCTTCGACCGCTCGGGCTTCCGCTACCACGGCCGCGTCAAGGCGCTGGCTGAGGCAGCTCGCGAAGCTGGGCTCAAGTTCTAAGGAAGGAATTCGTCATGGCAAAGATGCAAGCGAAAGTTCAGGCTGACGAGCGCGACGACGGCCTTCGCGAAAAGATGATTTCGGTCAATCGCGTGACCAAGGTCGTGAAGGGTGGCCGTATTCTCGGCTTCGCCGCACTGACCGTGGTCGGCGACGGTGATGGCCGCATCGGTATGGGCAAGGGCAAGGCGAAGGAAGTGCCGGTCGCTGTCCAGAAGGCAATGGAACAAGCTCGCCGCAACATGTTCAAGGTGCCGCTCAAGAACGGCACGCTGCAGCACGAAGTGCACGGCAAGCATGGCGCATCCGCTGTCCTCCTCGCTCCGGCGAAGGCAGGTACGGGCGTGATCGCCGGCGGCCCGATGCGCGCAGTGTTCGACGTGATGGGCGTTCAGAACGTCGTGGCGAAGAGCCACGGTTCGACGAACCCGTACAACCTCGTTCGCGCCACGCTGGACGGTCTGCGCAAGCAGTCGACCCCGGCAGACATCGCGGCGAAGCGCGGCAAGTCCGTCGAAGATATTTTGGGCTAAGCCCGGGTGGTCACCATGTCTGAAAAAACTGTCAAGGTTCAGCTCGTCAAGAGCCTGATCGGGACCCGCGAATCGCACCGCGCAACCGTGCGTGGCCTGGGCCTGCGCCGACTCAACTCGGTTAGCGAGCTGCAGGACACGCCGGCGGTCCGCGGCATGATCAACAAGGTCTCGTACCTCGTTAAGGTCATCGCGTAAGCGGCCCTACGGATCAAGGAGTTGATATGGAATTGAATAACCTGAAGCCGGCCGCTGGCGCCAAGCACGCCAAGCGTCGCGTCGGTCGTGGCATCGGTTCGGGCCTCGGCAAGACGGCTGGCCGTGGTCACAAGGGTCAGAAATCGCGTTCGGGCGGCTTCCACAAAGTCGGTTTCGAAGGCGGTCAGATGCCGCTGCAACGTCGTCTGCCGAAGCGCGGCTTCACGTCGCTGACGAAGGAATTCGTCGGTGAAGTGCGCCTGGGCGACCTCGAGAAGCTGCCGGTCGACGAGATCGATCTGCTCGCACTGAAGCAAGCCGGCCTGGTCGGCGAGCTGACGAAGAGCGCAAAGATCATCGCGACGGGCGAACTGAAGCGCAAGATCGTCGTGAAGGGTCTCGGTGCCACCAAGGGTGCGCGCGCTGCGATCGAAGCGGCTGGCGGTTCGTTCGCCGAGTGACACGCGTAGCGCGTCGTCACTTGCATTCATCGGAGAAGGTACTTGGCTAACAGCCCGAGTCTTGCAAAACCCGGTCGAAGCACGGCGAAATTCGGCGATCTGCGCCGGCGAGCGATGTTCCTGCTCCTGGCGCTGATCGTCTATCGCATCGGCGCGCACATTCCCGTGCCGGGCATCGATCCGGATCAACTGGCTAAGCTGTTCCAGAGCCAGGCGGGCGGCATCCTGGGCATGTTCAACATGTTCTCGGGTGGCGCGCTTTCCCGCTTCACGATCTTTGCGCTGGGGATCATGCCGTACATCTCGGCGTCGATCATCATGCAGTTGCTGGCGATCGTTTCGCCGCAGCTCGAGGCGCTGAAGAAGGAAGGGCAGGCAGGGCAACGGAAGATCACGCAGTACACGCGGTATTTCACCGTGGTGCTCGCGACCTTCCAGGCATTCGGTATCGCGGCTGCGCTGGAAAACCAGCCGGGCCTCGTCACCGATCCCGGCATGCTGTTCCGTCTGACGACGGTCGTGACGCTGGTTACGGGCACGATGTTCCTGATGTGGCTCG encodes the following:
- the rplR gene encoding 50S ribosomal protein L18; the protein is MDKTQSRLRRARQTRIKIAELQVARLAVHRTNTHIYAQVFSPCGTKVLASASTLEAEVRAELADKSGKGGNVNAATLIGKRIAEKAKAAGIESVAFDRSGFRYHGRVKALAEAAREAGLKF
- the rpsE gene encoding 30S ribosomal protein S5, with product MAKMQAKVQADERDDGLREKMISVNRVTKVVKGGRILGFAALTVVGDGDGRIGMGKGKAKEVPVAVQKAMEQARRNMFKVPLKNGTLQHEVHGKHGASAVLLAPAKAGTGVIAGGPMRAVFDVMGVQNVVAKSHGSTNPYNLVRATLDGLRKQSTPADIAAKRGKSVEDILG
- the rpmD gene encoding 50S ribosomal protein L30; amino-acid sequence: MSEKTVKVQLVKSLIGTRESHRATVRGLGLRRLNSVSELQDTPAVRGMINKVSYLVKVIA
- the rplO gene encoding 50S ribosomal protein L15; the encoded protein is MELNNLKPAAGAKHAKRRVGRGIGSGLGKTAGRGHKGQKSRSGGFHKVGFEGGQMPLQRRLPKRGFTSLTKEFVGEVRLGDLEKLPVDEIDLLALKQAGLVGELTKSAKIIATGELKRKIVVKGLGATKGARAAIEAAGGSFAE